Proteins found in one Drosophila innubila isolate TH190305 chromosome X, UK_Dinn_1.0, whole genome shotgun sequence genomic segment:
- the LOC117794350 gene encoding coronin-7 isoform X1: MAWRFKASKYKNAAPIVPKAEACVREICVGSYQTYGNNIAASGAFMAFNWEHSGSSVAVLPLDDCGRKSKTMPLLHGHTDTVTDLKFSPFHDGLLATASQDCLVKIWHIPEKGLEQSLSDPEAVFSHKQRRVETVGFHPTADGLMYSTAAGCVALFDIATQKEIFSNNEHPEVIQSASWREDGTVLATSCKDKCVRIFDPRAEGSPIQMVAESHQSIKDSRVVWLGNQSRILTTGFDAARLRQVIIRDIRNFNTPEKTLELDCSTGILMPLFDPDTNMLFLAGKGDTTINYLEITDKDPYLIEGLRHTGEQTKGACLVPKRALKVMEAEVNRVLQLTSNMVIPIMYQVPRKTYRDFHADLYPETTGYKTDLIASEWLNGTNQAVPKMNLDPAKREHGDEPIIIHRGNLSDFIKNIENQRAKGKSSNQKSAAPSVKRNDNEHFMMLRSKCNNGEEKNGNGTENNDKKMTHPNPNPNKGQTEECSLSQSELIRKFEAKYKTDSEKDVQVDEKESPTEHSTGSSEEASSSGALDTNSASGSHSPPKPMPRTSRNNSLPEATTPGSGGDSAGEGNTPRPRPRTTAAAAYKPRLGPKPFSSNTGDVSFDKVFAVPVAPGSHENISNVGQENSSETPTQGAKPDLIVEIEIKKSHEREPNVGGNGNGNGVQKSLTTSERRKSSADDDESSDKIFEQNSESSENSTEGEDRTDADLLRFSAVRSSIAERRRVYESRSKSQVDEKAQSPVPLRRESSKVEPLKPSQQLGGNSNVIPASGIDSKRISVPEGKLMEEHRRGNGAGLKKSATEAAFSAASTKRTSTVFGKVSKFRHLKGTPGHKSTHIENLRNLSRQIPGECNGFHANHERVAVPLSGPGGKIAIFELSRPGRLPDGVIPSLVNGSNIMDFQWDPFDAQRLAVACDDGIVKLWRIEEGGLSEPTNTPQGELTAHLDKIYFIRFHPLAADVLLTASYDMTIKLWDLRTMTEKCALSGHTDQIFDFAWSPCGKLGASVCKDGKIRVYNPRKSETPIREGNGPVGTRGARITWALEGHYIVCTGFDKVSERQISVYNAQKLTAPLNTASLDVSPSILIPYYDEDSSTLFVTGKGDSTIYCYEITDEEPYICPLSHHRCSSLHQGLSFLTKNHCDVASVEFSKAYRLTNTTIEPLSFTVPRIKSELFQDDLFPPTRITWSATLSSEDWFGCNDKAAAKVSLKPEGMDTLSSIQQVPAAVKKPDASQFASKSEYESNKQQEIQKSVSARMEYTTKLEQDEMEGVDENEWQE; encoded by the exons GTAAAAATCTGGCATATACCGGAAAAGGGCTTGGAGCAATCCCTCTCCGATCCCGAGGCTGTTTTTTCCCACAAACAGCGACGTGTGGAGACAGTTGGATTTCATCCCACGGCTGATGGATTGATGTACTCCACGGCGGCAGGTTGTGTGGCGCTCTTTGATATTGCCACCCAAAAGGAGATCTTCT CAAACAATGAGCATCCTGAGGTCATTCAATCGGCCAGCTGGCGTGAGGATGGCACTGTTTTGGCCACCAGCTGCAAGGATAAGTGTGTGCGCATCTTTGATCCACGTGCCGAAGGTTCACCCATACAAATGGTCGCCGAATCGCATCAAAGCATTAAGGATTCCCGTGTGGTTTGGCTGGGCAATCAATCGCGCATCCTTACCACCGGCTTCGATGCGGCACGTTTGCGGCAGGTGATCATACGTGACATACGCAACTTTAATACGCCCGAGAAAACATTGGAATTGGATTGTTCAACTGGTATTTTAATGCCATTATTTGATCCGGATACGAATATGCTGTTTCTTGCCGGCAAGGGTGATACGACCATCAATTATCTGGAGATCACAGACAAGGATCCGTATCTGATCGAAGGACTGCGACACACAGGCGAACAAACAAAGGGGGCGTGTCTGGTGCCCAAACGTGCTCTCAAAGTCATGGAGGCGGAGGTGAATCGTGTGCTCCAGCTCACCTCCAACATGGTCATACCCATCATGTACCAGGTGCCCCGCAAG ACCTATCGCGACTTCCATGCTGATCTTTATCCGGAAACTACGGGCTACAAGACGGACTTGATTGCCAGCGAATGGTTAAATGGCACCAATCAGGCTGTGCCCAAGATGAACTTGGATCCAGCGAAGCGTGAACACGGCGATGAACCCATTATC ATACATCGTGGCAATCTGAGCGATTTCATAAAGAACATTGAGAACCAAAGGGCAAAGGGCAAAAGTTCGAATCAAAAATCAGCTGCACCTTCAGTAAAACGCAACGACAATGAACATTTTATGATGTTGCGCAGCAAGTGCAACAATGGCGAGGAGAAGAATGGAAATGGTACTGAGAATAACGACAAAAAGATGACCCATCCCAATCCGAATCCCAACAAGGGTCAAACGGAAGAGTGCAGTCTCAGTCAAAGTGAATTGATACGCAAATTCGAGGCGAAATACAAGACAGATTCGGAAAAGGATGTCCAGGTGGATGAGAAGGAATCACCCACTGAGCACTCAACGGGCAGCAGCGAGGAGGCATCCTCATCGGGGGCATTGGACACGAATTCGGCAAGTGGCAGCCACTCGCCACCGAAGCCCATGCCACGCACATCGCGCAACAATTCGTTGCCCGAGGCAACCACACCTGGCAGTGGCGGTGATTCAGCCGGCGAGGGCAACACACCGCGTCCCAGGCCACGCACAACTGCAGCTGCCGCCTACAAG CCTCGCCTTGGCCCAAAACCATTCTCGAGCAACACTGGTGACGTCTCGTTCGACAAAGTGTTTGCCGTGCCCGTTGCGCCCGGTTCGCATGAGAACATATCGAACGTGGGTCAGGAGAACTCTAGCGAGACGCCCACTCAAGGCGCCAAACCCGATCTCATTgtggaaattgaaattaaaa AAAGCCATGAACGTGAACCGAATGTTggcggcaatggcaacggcaatggCGTCCAAAAGTCATTGACCACCTCGGAGCGTCGCAAG TCTTCAGCTGACGATGATGAATCATCCGATAAG ATATTCGAGCAAAACTCTGAATCGTCGGAGAATTCGACGGAGGGCGAAGATCGCACAGATGCCGATTTACTACGCTTCTCAGCGGTGCGTAGCAGCATTGCCGAACGACGTCGCGTCTACGAGAGTCGTTCCAAGAGCCAGGTGGATGAGAAGGCTCAATCGCCGGTGCCACT TCGCCGTGAAAGCTCCAAGGTGGAACCGCTTAAACCCAGCCAGCAGTTGGGCGGCAATAGCAATGTCATACCCGCGTCTGGCATTGACAGCAAGCGCATCTCTGTGCCGGAGGGCAAGTTGATGGAGGAGCATCGTCGGGGCAACGGTGCTGGACTGAAGAAATCGGCCACCGAGGCGGCATTCAGTGCTGCATCAACAAAACGCACCTCGACCGTCTTTGGCAAGGTGTCCAAGTTTCGTCACTTGAAGGGCACGCCCGGTCACAAGTCGACACACATTGAGAACTTGCGCAATTTGAGTCGACAGATACCGGGCGAATGCAATGGCTTCCATGCCAATCACGAGCGTGTTGCGGTACCGCTCTCTGGACCCGGCGGAAAGATTGCGATCTTTGAGCTGAGTCGTCCCGGCAGATTGCCCGATGGTGTCATTCCATCGCTGGTGAATGGCAGCAACATTATGGACTTTCAGTGGGATCCTTTTGATGCACAGCGTCTGGCGGTTGCCTGCGACGATGGCATTGTGAAATTGTGGCGCATCGAGGAGGGCGGCTTGAGTGAGCCAACAAATACGCCGCAAGGTGAATTGACCGCTCATCTGGACAAGATCTACTTCATACGCTTTCATCCCTTGGCCGCCGATGTGCTTCTCACGGCCAGCTATGACATGACCATTAAACTCTGGGATTTGCGTACCATGACCGAGAAATGCGCACTCAGCGGACACACGGATCAAATATTCGATTTCGCCTGGAGTCCATGTGGCAAACTGGGCGCCAGTGTTTGCAAAGATGGCAAAATCCGTGTCTACAATCCACGCAAATCCGAGACGCCCATACGCGAGGGCAACGGTCCTGTGGGCACACGTGGGGCACGCATCACTTGGGCACTCGAGGGTCATTACATTGTCTGCACCGGATTCGACAA GGTCTCGGAGCGTCAGATTAGTGTGTACAATGCACAAAAATTGACGGCGCCATTAAATACGGCCAGTTTGGATGTGTCGCCATCGATTCTAATACCATATTATGATGAGGATAGCTCCACATTGTTTGTCACCGGCAAAGGAGACTCGACCATATACTGCTATGAGATAACCGATGAGGAGCCATACATATGCCCGCTGTCGCATCATCGTTGCTCCTCGTTGCATCAGGGCCTCAGTTTCCTCACCAAGAACCATTGCGATGTGGCCAGCGTGGAGTTCTCCAAGGCATACAGGCTGACAAACACAACCATTGAGCCGCTCAGCTTCACAGTGCCACGCATTAAG AGTGAACTGTTCCAGGATGATTTGTTTCCACCCACGCGCATTACATGGAGCGCCACGCTCTCTTCCGAGGATTGGTTTGGTTGCAACGACAAGGCCGCTGCCAAAGTCAGTCTCAAGCCAGAGGGCATGGATACAC TGTCATCCATACAACAAGTGCCAGCGGCAGTTAAGAAACCAGATGCTTCGCAATTTGCCAGCAAATCGGAATATGAAAGCAATAAACAGCAGGAG ATACAAAAATCGGTTAGTGCGCGCATGGAATACACCACCAAGTTGGAGCAGGATGAAATGGAGGGCGTCGATGAGAATGAGTGGCAAGAGTAG
- the LOC117794350 gene encoding coronin-7 isoform X2: protein MAWRFKASKYKNAAPIVPKAEACVREICVGSYQTYGNNIAASGAFMAFNWEHSGSSVAVLPLDDCGRKSKTMPLLHGHTDTVTDLKFSPFHDGLLATASQDCLVKIWHIPEKGLEQSLSDPEAVFSHKQRRVETVGFHPTADGLMYSTAAGCVALFDIATQKEIFSNNEHPEVIQSASWREDGTVLATSCKDKCVRIFDPRAEGSPIQMVAESHQSIKDSRVVWLGNQSRILTTGFDAARLRQVIIRDIRNFNTPEKTLELDCSTGILMPLFDPDTNMLFLAGKGDTTINYLEITDKDPYLIEGLRHTGEQTKGACLVPKRALKVMEAEVNRVLQLTSNMVIPIMYQVPRKTYRDFHADLYPETTGYKTDLIASEWLNGTNQAVPKMNLDPAKREHGDEPIIPRLGPKPFSSNTGDVSFDKVFAVPVAPGSHENISNVGQENSSETPTQGAKPDLIVEIEIKKSHEREPNVGGNGNGNGVQKSLTTSERRKSSADDDESSDKIFEQNSESSENSTEGEDRTDADLLRFSAVRSSIAERRRVYESRSKSQVDEKAQSPVPLRRESSKVEPLKPSQQLGGNSNVIPASGIDSKRISVPEGKLMEEHRRGNGAGLKKSATEAAFSAASTKRTSTVFGKVSKFRHLKGTPGHKSTHIENLRNLSRQIPGECNGFHANHERVAVPLSGPGGKIAIFELSRPGRLPDGVIPSLVNGSNIMDFQWDPFDAQRLAVACDDGIVKLWRIEEGGLSEPTNTPQGELTAHLDKIYFIRFHPLAADVLLTASYDMTIKLWDLRTMTEKCALSGHTDQIFDFAWSPCGKLGASVCKDGKIRVYNPRKSETPIREGNGPVGTRGARITWALEGHYIVCTGFDKVSERQISVYNAQKLTAPLNTASLDVSPSILIPYYDEDSSTLFVTGKGDSTIYCYEITDEEPYICPLSHHRCSSLHQGLSFLTKNHCDVASVEFSKAYRLTNTTIEPLSFTVPRIKSELFQDDLFPPTRITWSATLSSEDWFGCNDKAAAKVSLKPEGMDTLSSIQQVPAAVKKPDASQFASKSEYESNKQQEIQKSVSARMEYTTKLEQDEMEGVDENEWQE from the exons GTAAAAATCTGGCATATACCGGAAAAGGGCTTGGAGCAATCCCTCTCCGATCCCGAGGCTGTTTTTTCCCACAAACAGCGACGTGTGGAGACAGTTGGATTTCATCCCACGGCTGATGGATTGATGTACTCCACGGCGGCAGGTTGTGTGGCGCTCTTTGATATTGCCACCCAAAAGGAGATCTTCT CAAACAATGAGCATCCTGAGGTCATTCAATCGGCCAGCTGGCGTGAGGATGGCACTGTTTTGGCCACCAGCTGCAAGGATAAGTGTGTGCGCATCTTTGATCCACGTGCCGAAGGTTCACCCATACAAATGGTCGCCGAATCGCATCAAAGCATTAAGGATTCCCGTGTGGTTTGGCTGGGCAATCAATCGCGCATCCTTACCACCGGCTTCGATGCGGCACGTTTGCGGCAGGTGATCATACGTGACATACGCAACTTTAATACGCCCGAGAAAACATTGGAATTGGATTGTTCAACTGGTATTTTAATGCCATTATTTGATCCGGATACGAATATGCTGTTTCTTGCCGGCAAGGGTGATACGACCATCAATTATCTGGAGATCACAGACAAGGATCCGTATCTGATCGAAGGACTGCGACACACAGGCGAACAAACAAAGGGGGCGTGTCTGGTGCCCAAACGTGCTCTCAAAGTCATGGAGGCGGAGGTGAATCGTGTGCTCCAGCTCACCTCCAACATGGTCATACCCATCATGTACCAGGTGCCCCGCAAG ACCTATCGCGACTTCCATGCTGATCTTTATCCGGAAACTACGGGCTACAAGACGGACTTGATTGCCAGCGAATGGTTAAATGGCACCAATCAGGCTGTGCCCAAGATGAACTTGGATCCAGCGAAGCGTGAACACGGCGATGAACCCATTATC CCTCGCCTTGGCCCAAAACCATTCTCGAGCAACACTGGTGACGTCTCGTTCGACAAAGTGTTTGCCGTGCCCGTTGCGCCCGGTTCGCATGAGAACATATCGAACGTGGGTCAGGAGAACTCTAGCGAGACGCCCACTCAAGGCGCCAAACCCGATCTCATTgtggaaattgaaattaaaa AAAGCCATGAACGTGAACCGAATGTTggcggcaatggcaacggcaatggCGTCCAAAAGTCATTGACCACCTCGGAGCGTCGCAAG TCTTCAGCTGACGATGATGAATCATCCGATAAG ATATTCGAGCAAAACTCTGAATCGTCGGAGAATTCGACGGAGGGCGAAGATCGCACAGATGCCGATTTACTACGCTTCTCAGCGGTGCGTAGCAGCATTGCCGAACGACGTCGCGTCTACGAGAGTCGTTCCAAGAGCCAGGTGGATGAGAAGGCTCAATCGCCGGTGCCACT TCGCCGTGAAAGCTCCAAGGTGGAACCGCTTAAACCCAGCCAGCAGTTGGGCGGCAATAGCAATGTCATACCCGCGTCTGGCATTGACAGCAAGCGCATCTCTGTGCCGGAGGGCAAGTTGATGGAGGAGCATCGTCGGGGCAACGGTGCTGGACTGAAGAAATCGGCCACCGAGGCGGCATTCAGTGCTGCATCAACAAAACGCACCTCGACCGTCTTTGGCAAGGTGTCCAAGTTTCGTCACTTGAAGGGCACGCCCGGTCACAAGTCGACACACATTGAGAACTTGCGCAATTTGAGTCGACAGATACCGGGCGAATGCAATGGCTTCCATGCCAATCACGAGCGTGTTGCGGTACCGCTCTCTGGACCCGGCGGAAAGATTGCGATCTTTGAGCTGAGTCGTCCCGGCAGATTGCCCGATGGTGTCATTCCATCGCTGGTGAATGGCAGCAACATTATGGACTTTCAGTGGGATCCTTTTGATGCACAGCGTCTGGCGGTTGCCTGCGACGATGGCATTGTGAAATTGTGGCGCATCGAGGAGGGCGGCTTGAGTGAGCCAACAAATACGCCGCAAGGTGAATTGACCGCTCATCTGGACAAGATCTACTTCATACGCTTTCATCCCTTGGCCGCCGATGTGCTTCTCACGGCCAGCTATGACATGACCATTAAACTCTGGGATTTGCGTACCATGACCGAGAAATGCGCACTCAGCGGACACACGGATCAAATATTCGATTTCGCCTGGAGTCCATGTGGCAAACTGGGCGCCAGTGTTTGCAAAGATGGCAAAATCCGTGTCTACAATCCACGCAAATCCGAGACGCCCATACGCGAGGGCAACGGTCCTGTGGGCACACGTGGGGCACGCATCACTTGGGCACTCGAGGGTCATTACATTGTCTGCACCGGATTCGACAA GGTCTCGGAGCGTCAGATTAGTGTGTACAATGCACAAAAATTGACGGCGCCATTAAATACGGCCAGTTTGGATGTGTCGCCATCGATTCTAATACCATATTATGATGAGGATAGCTCCACATTGTTTGTCACCGGCAAAGGAGACTCGACCATATACTGCTATGAGATAACCGATGAGGAGCCATACATATGCCCGCTGTCGCATCATCGTTGCTCCTCGTTGCATCAGGGCCTCAGTTTCCTCACCAAGAACCATTGCGATGTGGCCAGCGTGGAGTTCTCCAAGGCATACAGGCTGACAAACACAACCATTGAGCCGCTCAGCTTCACAGTGCCACGCATTAAG AGTGAACTGTTCCAGGATGATTTGTTTCCACCCACGCGCATTACATGGAGCGCCACGCTCTCTTCCGAGGATTGGTTTGGTTGCAACGACAAGGCCGCTGCCAAAGTCAGTCTCAAGCCAGAGGGCATGGATACAC TGTCATCCATACAACAAGTGCCAGCGGCAGTTAAGAAACCAGATGCTTCGCAATTTGCCAGCAAATCGGAATATGAAAGCAATAAACAGCAGGAG ATACAAAAATCGGTTAGTGCGCGCATGGAATACACCACCAAGTTGGAGCAGGATGAAATGGAGGGCGTCGATGAGAATGAGTGGCAAGAGTAG
- the LOC117794351 gene encoding uncharacterized protein LOC117794351: MKFLLKKCLRKKAPEMKPGAILDAVISQSSASACKCLLYKLADYKRGGDLIDAINTGGLIAVEQLIRDQFGVFMYNDGKGQVINRAEFLRWKYRDHTEVTIPIEASLSIHDPLGKWEDHKACWQMQYRGALGESLLHVLIICDSKIHTKLARVLLRVFPNLALDVMEGEEYLGASALHLSIAYSNNELVADLIEAGADINQRAIGSFFLPRDQQRMNPAKSTDYEGLAYMGEYPLAWAACCANESVYNLLVDCGADPDAQDSFGNMILHMVVVCDKLDMFGYALRHPKTPAKNGIVNQTGLTPLTLACKLGRAEVFREMLELSAREFWRYSNITCSGYPLNALDTLLPDGRTNWNSALFIILNGTKPEHLDMLDGGIIQRLLEEKWKTFAQNQFLKRLLILSTHLLCLTVSVYLRPAHDGDDLDEGGDQADAPATAALKDGQRELNGNGADGDGDGNGDGGDYNAQTVARYCAELATIAGVLSYVIFQQGDEIKNQGLSAFLKQLSHAPAKAIFLFSNLLILACIPFRLIGDTDTEEAILIFAVPGSWFLLMFFAGAIRLTGPFVTMIYSMITGDMFTFGIIYSIVLCGFSQAFYFLYKGHPQVQSTMFNTYTSTWMALFQTTLGDYNYPDLNQTTYPNLSKTVFVIFMIFVPILLLNMLIAMMGNTYVTVIEQSEKEWMKQWAKIVVTLERAVPQSDAKGYLEAYSIPLGPADDTGFEVRGVMVIKSKSKTRAKQRKGAVSNWKRVGRVTLTALKKRGMTGEEMRRLMWGRASISSPVKVTKQKLKDPYNLHTESDFTNAMDMLSFANNPAASNGVQLRAATTTTTAAAATAVAAAAPDPFRELILMSDQRPDTHDPHYFAGLQQLANKAFDLVEQTLKTQPQLAKKTAVPAVGAAVAPAQPPAAETQKNPEIASPAMVMPMPGNLTNLFQDPKDIVDPKKLEEFMNMLAEVETEESDSGGPILGKLSLAKRTHNALSKADIKRTSNFDGKPMSSVWGQQLPDLDLEPAFNFEEAVAEEVLTIEQEAEVETEDGNGNHEDSEDLPTTEQVHATMKQFHLRKCQPAQDEAARRAKSARIRRKNKVSPEQSDAELESKRQQASRGRSAHGRKAESPPDPLEPWSTRELQDINKILAKKK, encoded by the exons ATGAAGTTCCTGCTGAAGAAATGTTTGCGTAAGAAGGCGCCCGAAATGAAACCGGGCGCCATTTTGGACGCCGTCATCTCACAATCCTCGGCGAGCGCCTGCAAGTGTCTGCTCTACAAACTGGCGGATTACAAGAGGG GCGGGGATCTGATCGATGCGATCAATACGGGCGGATTGATAGCCGTGGAGCAGCTGATCAGGGATCAGTTTGGGGTGTTTATGTATAATGATGGCAAGGGTCAGGTCATCAATCGGGCGGAGTTCTTGCGCTGGAAGTATCGCGATCATACGGAGGTGACCATACCGATTGAGGCATCACTATCGATACACGATCCTCTGGGCAAGTGGGAGGATCACAAGGCCTGCTGGCAGATGCAATATCGTGGCGCTCTGGGCGAGAGTCTGCTCCATGTGCTCATCATCTGTGACTCGAAGATACACACGAAGCTCGCCCGTGTGCTGCTCCGTGTCTTTCCCAATCTCGCTCTGGATGTGATGGAGGGGGAGGAGTATCTGGGTGCCAGTGCACTGCATCTGTCCATTGCCTACAGCAACAATGAGCTTGTCGCCGATCTCATCGAGGCGGGTGCGGATATCAATCAACGTGCCATCGGTAGCTTCTTTCTGCCACGTGATCAGCAGCGCATGAATCCGGCCAAGAGCACCGACTACGAGGGATTGGCCTACATGGGTGAGTATCCACTTGCCTGGGCCGCCTGCTGTGCCAACGAGAGTGTCTACAATCTCCTTGTGGATTGCGGTGCCGATCCGGATGCCCAGGATTCCTTTGGCAACATGATACTCCACATGGTCGTCGTCTGCGATAAGCTGGACATGTTCGGCTATGCTCTCAGGCATCCCAAGACTCCAGCCAAGAATGGCATTGTCAATCAGACGGGACTGACGCCCCTCACCCTCGCCTGCAAGCTGGGACGTGCCGAGGTCTTTCGCGAAATGTTGGAGCTATCCGCTAGAGAATTCTGGCGTTACAGTAACATCACCTGCTCCGGATATCCATTAAATGCCCTGGATACTCTCCTGCCCGACGGTCGCACAA ACTGGAACTCGGCACTGTTTATCATCCTAAACGGTACAAAGCCGGAGCATCTGGACATGTTGGATGGCGGCATTATCCAACGTCTGCTGGAGGAGAAGTGGAAGACCTTTGCACAGAATCAGTTCCTCAAGCGTCTGCTCATTCTGTCTACACACTTACTCTGCCTTACCGTGTCTGTCTATTTGCGTCCGGCACACGATGGCGATGACCTGGACGAGGGCGGAGATCAGGCGGATGCGCCAGCGACAGCAGCGCTCAAGGATGGACAGCGAGAACTTAATGGTAATGGTGCGGATGGAGATGGGGATGGTAATGGGGATGGGGGTGATTATAATGCTCAGACTGTGGCGAGATATTGTGCCGAGCTGGCGACCATTGCCGGCGTACTGAGCTATGTGATCTTTCAGCAGGGTGACGAGATCAAGAATCAAGGATTGTCCGCATTTCTCAAGCAGCTG TCCCATGCGCCGGCCAAGGCaatctttttgttttccaatCTTCTGATCCTCGCCTGCATTCCATTTCGTCTCATTGGCGACACGGACACTGAGGAGGCCATTCTCATCTTTGCCGTGCCCGGCAGTTGGTTTCTTCTCATGTTTTTCGCCGG CGCTATTCGACTCACTGGACCGTTTGTCACCATGATATACTCGATGATAACGGGTGATATGTTCACCTTTGGCATCATTTACTCCATTGTATTGTGCGGCTTCTCGCAGGCCTTCTACTTCCTCTACAAGGGACATCCCCAGGTGCAGTCGACCATGTTCAATACCTACACTAGCACCTGGATGGCTCTCTTTCAGACCACACTGGGTGACTACAAT TATCCCGATTTAAATCAGACAACTTATCCGAATCTGTCGAAGACTGTCTTTGTCATCTTCATGATATTCGTGCCGATTCTGTTGCTCAACATGTTGATTGCCATGATGGGCAACACTTATGTGACCGTCATTGAGCAGTCGGAAAAGGAATGGATGAAGCAGTGGGCCAAGATTGTTGTCACGTTGGAGCGTGCTGTGCCACAGTCGGATGCCAAGGGTTATTTGGAGGCGTACTCCATACCACTGGGTCCTGCGGATGATACGGGCTTTGAGGTGCGTGGTGTGATGGTCATCAAGAGCAAGAGCAAAACCAGAGCCAAGCAGCGCAAGGGCGCTGTTTCCAATTGGAAG CGCGTTGGACGCGTCACGTTGACGGCGTTGAAGAAGCGCGGCATGACGGGGGAGGAGATGCGTCGGTTGATGTGGGGACGCGCCTCGATCTCGAGTCCGGTTAAGGTGACCAAACAGAAGCTCAAGGATCCCTACAATCTGCACACCGAATCCGATTTCACCAATGCCATGGACATGCTCAGCTTTGCCAATAATCCTGCGGCCAGCAATGGTGTCCAGTTGCgtgcggcaacaacaacaacaacagcagcagcagcaacagctgtcgCTGCCGCCGCTCCAGATCCGTTTCGTGAGCTAATCCTCATGTCGGATCAACGCCCGGACACCCATGATCCACACTACTTTGCTGGTCTGCAGCAGCTGGCGAATAAAGCCTTCGATCTGGTCGAGCAGACGCTGAAGACGCAACCGCAGCTGGCCAAGAAGACAGCTGTGCCGGCAGTGggagctgcagttgctccagcCCAGCCCCCAGCAGCtgaaacccagaaaaacccagaAATTGCTTCTCCTGCTATGGTCATGCCCATGCCGGGCAATCTGACGAATTTGTTTCAAGATCCCAAGGATATTGTGGATCCCAAGAAGCTGGAGGAGTTCATGAACATGCTGGCCGAGGTGGAGACGGAGGAGAGCGACAGCGGTGGTCCCATTCTCGGCAAGCTCTCGCTGGCCAAGCGCACACACAATGCGCTCTCCAAGGCGGACATCAAGCGCACGTCCAACTTCGATGGCAAACCCATGTCCTCGGTGTGGGGACAACAGCTGCCGGATCTCGACCTGGAGCCG GCCTTTAATTTCGAGGAGGCTGTGGCCGAGGAGGTGCTGACCATTGAACAGGAGGCCGAGGTGGAAACCGAGGATGGCAATGGCAACCACGAGGATAGCGAGGATTTGCCCACAACGGAGCAGGTGCATGCCACCATGAAACAGTTCCATTTACGCAAATGCCAACCTGCCCAGGATGAGGCAGCGCGTCGTGCCAAAAGCGCGCGAATTCGTCGGAAAAACAA ggtatctcccGAGCAGAGCGATGCGGAGCTGGAGAGCAAACGTCAGCAGGCGTCACGTGGTCGCTCGGCACATGGACGCAAAGCGGAATCCCCTCCAGATCCCCTGGAGCCTTGGAGCACGCGAGAGCTGCAGGACATCAACAAGATACTCGCCAAGAAGAAATAA